gtaatactctttacataaaaaataatattttttcatagatgaccaataagagatccgtctaataaaatacgactcgtgagaccatctcacacaagtttttgtcttcgAACCAACTGAGTTGGATTTTTCAATTTGGTTCGGATTGATTCGGTTTCTAGTCACTTTCTACTCACCCCTGTATATGAATATGTCTAGTGTTTGGTATACTTTTTTTCTcagtaaaattaatttatttattttaaaaaaaaaacaagtgatCATATATGTTGATGGGAGCTTTGTGAATTCAAAAAGAATACCATCTTTATCtcatcagttatttcagtacacaGCTAATTTAACCTAGTATCAACCACAACAAACTATAGGTTAGTTGTCTACTCAGTCGAGTCAAGAATTGAACGGTTGCCTCTACTGGCTGGTGTCATTGGCGATTCGAGCTTCCCTGACAAGCCGTTCGGTCAAAGTCAGAAGCCGAAAAACTTCTTCTTTTATTTCCCCAGAACACTCAGGGTCATTGATCATACTTATTGTAGTCCCAGAAACAATATGTTTTGAGAGATCTGTATAACCATCCTCGACGTTTAAGCCCAGGTTGTTCAGAAGTTGTCGACTCATTTCGGTGATTTTATGCATTGCACTAGTTGCAGCATCGACTTGCAATTGGGCTGCTTCCAGTTGGAGTTTCTCAGTCACAAGCTCCCCGACGCTCTTTTCACCAATTGTTGCTTGTGCCGATGCATAAAGTTGTTTTAGATCATCCTGGACGCGCATTACTTCTCCCTTTAGTGTCTTTATTTCCTCATCTCTGGCATTCATTTTCCTGAGTACCATGTTAAGCTCTTCATCTTTAAGAGTCAGAGCTGTCCGTGCAGCAAGAACTTCCATTTCCATTGTTTTCAGGCTCTCTCTGGCAAAATCAAGCTCAGCTTCAATCTGTTTCTTCGGCCAATTAAAGCTATCACCAGGTCCGTCTATTAATGAAGATGACAATGTGTCATTGATCTGGCCAAGCGGGCTCGGCTTTTTAGATGATAGAACCATTTCATTTGTGAGATCTACAATTCGCTCCACCATCGTCTCAGCTTCAGAGAACTTTAACTTTGACAAATTGATTTCATGATGCATTATCTGAACATGTTCCTCTTTGTCCTTCAGGATGGACATTGCTCGGCTAAGCTCGTCTTCTTTCCCTAGCAAAACCTGCTTAAGTTTTGAAATTTCCTGGTTTACTTCCTCCAGCATATTGTTTGCACATGAAAGTTCCAAATCCCTCTCTTTCAATATAAGCTTAAGAGACTCCTGCTCTGACTTCAAATGCTGAATCTCCTGTCTGGCGTGTGCTAGCTCCGATTCTTTAGCCATCAGAAGGACCTGTTTTTCCTCAAATTCAGCATTCTTATGACCTAGCACCTCCCGAAGTGCTGTCAGTTCTTCAAATGCTTCTTTCAAGGTCGATCTTCCCTTGTCCAATTCCTTTCGCAACTCAACTACATGTTCTTTTTGCATGGATAGATCCCTTTGAAGCTCATCGTTTTGAGCTTCAGTAACCCTGAGTTTCACTCTTTCACTCTCAACTTCTAGCATGGCATCTCTCAGAATTGTCATATACGATGCTACAGCACCCCTTTGCTCTTCAAGTTCTGCAAGTTGTTTTTCCAGCAGCTGCTCTTGACCTTCCATTTTCTCTCTGGAGAGAGAGAAAGCATTCTGAGATGAAACTAGTTCAGATCTCACATCTGAAAGAAGCTTCCTCACTCTTTCAAACTCTTCTCGAGTTTCATTAGCTTCAATAGCATGCTGCGCTTTCTCATCCTCCAGTCTTTTCAATTCCTCCTGCGCTATTACCCAATACATAGTTTGCTTCTCCAGTTTAGCTTCTGCAACTTTCAACTTTTCAGCTTCACTTGCCCGCATTATTTTATAACCTTCTAACTCTTCTTCTTTTTGTTTAACTGCTCTCTGGATATGCCCGAGCTCAATTTCTTGCTTCTCTACAATCTTATTTGCTTCGTCCAGGAGTCTGGCCCTGGATCTGAGTTCTGATACAGCATTGGCAGCTTCTTCGCTCTTCTTCATCCATTCATTTTCAATCTTTCCAATTTCCTCTGTTTTTACGGATAGTGCCAACCGGGTAGCCGAGATCTCCTGATCCCTCTCTT
The Primulina tabacum isolate GXHZ01 chromosome 9, ASM2559414v2, whole genome shotgun sequence DNA segment above includes these coding regions:
- the LOC142555418 gene encoding protein involved in starch initiation 1; this encodes MALSASFSIGFPPPLPKLCYSGLSNWKQRRVEFQRPNIRKGKFSWIVKSVVNRERFDGISDNGATEPARVLLERLFAETQKLEERIGRDPDSPQVSELGLNLGKLESDLLAVLFALKKKEEDLQDAERKISRERNEMYRAKKGLEHRETEMEMARLRQEKLEEELRQVHMDLVSQAAEISELKLRLKERDQEISATRLALSVKTEEIGKIENEWMKKSEEAANAVSELRSRARLLDEANKIVEKQEIELGHIQRAVKQKEEELEGYKIMRASEAEKLKVAEAKLEKQTMYWVIAQEELKRLEDEKAQHAIEANETREEFERVRKLLSDVRSELVSSQNAFSLSREKMEGQEQLLEKQLAELEEQRGAVASYMTILRDAMLEVESERVKLRVTEAQNDELQRDLSMQKEHVVELRKELDKGRSTLKEAFEELTALREVLGHKNAEFEEKQVLLMAKESELAHARQEIQHLKSEQESLKLILKERDLELSCANNMLEEVNQEISKLKQVLLGKEDELSRAMSILKDKEEHVQIMHHEINLSKLKFSEAETMVERIVDLTNEMVLSSKKPSPLGQINDTLSSSLIDGPGDSFNWPKKQIEAELDFARESLKTMEMEVLAARTALTLKDEELNMVLRKMNARDEEIKTLKGEVMRVQDDLKQLYASAQATIGEKSVGELVTEKLQLEAAQLQVDAATSAMHKITEMSRQLLNNLGLNVEDGYTDLSKHIVSGTTISMINDPECSGEIKEEVFRLLTLTERLVREARIANDTSQ